One genomic window of Bacillus mycoides includes the following:
- a CDS encoding ParM/StbA family protein, which produces MSILLKAGADAGNNGLKLMVKGQEPIFIPSIYSLYIGEPTGLLDEGEVSSSELENHIDVTISSPSLMLNNVRYIVGEKVIQDQLKGTEVEKKSNKSTDELMVITILSGLAISAMRQSPTSSHINIRYDLSVALPMQLITQEIAVENAKRYMGNHKVIFHYPNGRDVTINVSIEFCKCLPEGASGTWGIVYDEDGNVVKHKIECEQNQVSEIDFVDKTLLSFDIGAGTTEEVVSLGVNFRPQLSKGLSYGVKETLLQIITRWNRKYPTKTIDSITEFNQIYLNEKHPRNALLVEESQPAFLGLAARVATDIINKIDDMKDDPYVFIYGGGAVIIKNSLKMILKQKGRLKNVIFVDNPLFTNARGLLVYTCSPKYREHKQKELGFTNLTIS; this is translated from the coding sequence ATGTCTATTCTTTTAAAAGCTGGTGCAGATGCAGGAAATAATGGTTTGAAGTTAATGGTGAAAGGGCAGGAACCCATTTTTATTCCGAGTATTTATTCCTTATATATAGGTGAGCCTACGGGGTTGTTAGATGAGGGTGAAGTTTCATCGTCAGAATTAGAGAATCACATTGATGTGACCATTAGTTCTCCATCGCTAATGTTAAATAATGTACGATACATCGTTGGAGAAAAAGTGATTCAAGATCAATTAAAAGGTACAGAAGTGGAGAAGAAATCAAATAAATCTACTGATGAATTAATGGTCATTACAATCCTTTCAGGTTTAGCGATAAGTGCTATGCGTCAAAGTCCAACTTCAAGTCATATTAATATTCGTTATGATTTATCTGTTGCTCTTCCAATGCAACTTATTACACAGGAAATCGCTGTTGAAAATGCGAAACGGTATATGGGTAATCACAAGGTCATATTCCATTATCCAAATGGACGCGATGTTACGATTAATGTTTCTATTGAGTTTTGTAAATGTCTACCTGAAGGCGCTTCTGGGACGTGGGGGATTGTATATGATGAGGACGGAAATGTTGTGAAACATAAAATAGAATGTGAACAAAATCAAGTTTCAGAAATTGATTTTGTAGATAAAACTTTATTGTCTTTTGATATTGGCGCGGGGACAACGGAAGAAGTTGTTTCATTAGGAGTAAATTTCCGTCCGCAATTAAGTAAAGGATTATCGTACGGTGTAAAAGAAACGTTACTACAAATTATTACGAGATGGAATCGGAAATATCCTACGAAAACAATTGATAGTATTACAGAATTCAACCAAATTTATTTAAATGAAAAGCATCCAAGAAATGCATTGTTAGTTGAGGAATCGCAGCCAGCGTTTTTAGGTTTAGCAGCACGCGTTGCAACGGATATTATTAACAAAATTGATGATATGAAAGACGATCCATATGTATTTATTTATGGTGGGGGCGCAGTTATTATTAAAAATAGCTTAAAAATGATTTTGAAACAAAAAGGACGCTTGAAAAATGTGATTTTTGTAGATAACCCGTTATTCACTAATGCTCGTGGGTTATTAGTATATACATGCTCGCCAAAATATAGAGAGCATAAGCAAAAAGAGTTAGGGTTTACAAACTTAACGATAAGTTAG
- a CDS encoding alpha/beta fold hydrolase — protein sequence MSEQVFKVNGIDICTESFGNPNNPAILLIMGATCSMVYWDEEFCERLASTGRFVIRYDNRDVGRSVTYEPGTSNYTVADMAEDAIGVLDAYHIDKAHLFGMSLGGMIAQIAAVKHPERILTLTLLATSVIGSDNNTRDLPPMDERILTHHANGANLDWTNKDVIAKYLVTGSRLLCGSKRIFDEARTLKQVKQEIERANNLLSMFNHTLLTGDDSYEGILKSLLVPTLVIHGTDDTALPLEHGLALIDEIPNSKLFPLEGTGHENHPDDWDKIIKAVSEHISHIR from the coding sequence ATGAGTGAACAAGTTTTCAAAGTAAACGGTATTGATATATGCACAGAAAGCTTTGGCAATCCTAATAATCCAGCAATATTATTAATTATGGGAGCTACGTGTTCAATGGTTTATTGGGATGAAGAATTTTGTGAAAGGTTGGCTAGCACAGGAAGGTTTGTCATTCGCTATGATAACCGTGATGTTGGGCGTTCTGTTACATATGAGCCTGGGACTTCCAATTACACTGTAGCAGATATGGCTGAAGATGCAATCGGAGTACTCGATGCGTATCATATTGACAAGGCACACCTTTTTGGCATGTCATTAGGAGGTATGATTGCTCAAATTGCTGCAGTAAAACACCCAGAAAGAATTTTGACCTTAACATTACTAGCAACAAGTGTTATTGGATCTGATAACAATACTCGTGATTTGCCTCCAATGGATGAAAGAATTTTGACACATCATGCTAATGGTGCAAATTTAGATTGGACAAATAAAGATGTTATAGCGAAATATTTAGTTACAGGATCACGTCTACTATGTGGATCAAAGCGTATATTTGATGAAGCAAGAACTTTGAAACAAGTAAAACAAGAAATAGAACGTGCTAACAATTTATTAAGCATGTTTAATCACACCCTCCTTACAGGTGATGATTCTTATGAAGGTATACTTAAATCATTACTAGTACCTACTTTAGTAATTCATGGTACAGACGATACAGCTCTTCCACTTGAACATGGACTCGCACTTATTGATGAAATTCCGAACTCAAAGCTATTCCCCCTTGAAGGTACAGGACACGAGAATCATCCAGATGACTGGGATAAAATTATTAAAGCAGTTTCAGAACATATATCCCATATAAGATAA